A window of the Hordeum vulgare subsp. vulgare chromosome 5H, MorexV3_pseudomolecules_assembly, whole genome shotgun sequence genome harbors these coding sequences:
- the LOC123395116 gene encoding chemocyanin-like has protein sequence MAAQGRGSANVAVVLGVLLLCTLVADAAVFNVGDRGGWSFNTNSWPTGKRFKAGDVLVFKYDAAAHDVVAVSAAGYKACAKPAKGAKVYKSGTDRVTLARGTNYFICSIPGHCQSGMKIAVTAA, from the exons ATGGCAGCGCAGGGAAGAGGCAGTGCCAACGTGGCCGTGGTCCTCGGCGTGCTTCTTCTCTGCACGCTCGTGGCGGATGCGGCGGTGTTCAACGTCGGCGACCGCGGCGGCTGGTCCTTCAACACCAACTCCTGGCCCACCGGCAAGCGCTTCAAGGCCGGCGACGTCCTAG TGTTCAAGTACGACGCGGCGGCgcacgacgtggtggcggtgagCGCGGCGGGGTACAAGGCCTGCGCCAAGCCGGCCAAGGGCGCCAAGGTCTACAAGTCCGGCACCGACCGCGTCACGCTCGCACGCGGCACAAACTACTTCATCTGCAGCATTCCCGGACACTGCCAGTCCGGCATGAAGATCGCCGTCACCGCCGCCTAG